A segment of the Anopheles cruzii chromosome 2, idAnoCruzAS_RS32_06, whole genome shotgun sequence genome:
GGTGGGTGACAGTCGTATTTCGCCTGCCCTCGACACCAACGGAACAAGAAGAAGAGCAAGAACAAGGTATaagcgaagaaagaaacgcgttgtgtgaaaaaaaaaaaagacaaacgAAAAATAGCTAAAAGGCTGCAAAAAGCAAAGCGTGAAAACAGTTCTCTGTTCGTAATATCCAACAAGTCCCACGGGCCattattgtttgtgttgttaaCCTATTTTCGTCTCTCGTATCGGGCGGTTAATATTCGGCAGTAAAATGAGCAGCAGCTCAATGATGCTGTTTGCTTGCTCCAAATGCTTCTCTCGGCATCCGTTTGAAGAATTATCTCCGGGTCAGCAGCTTTGCAAGGTAAATATACACATCCATCAAATCGTACTTTACCGTACGGctgaaaaatgcaaaagttAGGCTCGATTAGATCGATTCCCTTATTTCTGCAAGGGTTGCTTTGCGGAAGCGTGTGACGCCACGGAGGTGCGAGAAAATGGCATCCTGTGTTGTGAATGTTTGAAGTGATTCATAAAGTGAATGTCAGCTTCGTCACGTCGCGCTTTGGCGGTCAAACGCAGGGCATTTGGTTTGGAGTGAACATATTTCGCAGTATTCGTGCCAAAATGCCTGCTGGTTTGTGTCCAGTGGTAGAGTGGCCGTGAAGTAGTGACCTAGTAACGAGCCCTACGTCTCGGCGCCGATTTATTCGTGACCTTGAATGTTGCGATTGATGAAACTAATGATacacttttcttcttttcattttttgtacTTCCGTGGCCACCGTTAGGACTGTCGCGGCTCGTTTCCCGTCGTAAAGTGTACCTATTGCCGCTCGGAGTTCCAGCAAACGTCCAAAGGTAGCCCGATCTGCCGAAAGTGCGAAGCGAACGTGAAACAGTATGGCAAACCGTCCGCCTGCGAGCTATGCAACATCATCGCAGCCTTCATCGGGTCCAAATGCCAAAGGTTTGTGTACATTTTTCTCGACCACGGTTCACGCGTTTCTGTTGTCTTGAGTCTTGAGCTCCCTCCCTTATTTCCCCACTGATTGTTACTTCTTCTGAAAGGAAATTAGCGAACGGTTGTCAAATTTAGCAACAATTTTATGCGACTTAACGTAAATTAGTACCAATTGTAAACAAATTTATAAGTTAAACCTTAAGATTTGACTTTTCCAAAATGTCTGCACATTGTACATTAACTTTGGCCATCTCATGTTGTATTAATATACTTCCCAACCTGTCttaatgtatttttaattttggaGCCGAAAGGTAATAAGAATTCAGTTTGCTCTCTTAAAAAATACTAAAACTTGCTTTACGATCTATGTTGTTGACTGGATTAAACTGATTTTGTTAGCGAGCAGCATTTCCTTTGGGAAGAAATTGAACACACGAATTCCCATTCCCTTCCTTGGCATTGTCCAGCCTCCAGCCCTTTGGTGCCCTTTCTATACCACATCAACCAAACGAAATCGATCGCAAAACCTTCCAATACTACAAAACATCGAAATCCTATAAATCGTTTGATTATGACGCAAACATATTTATACCATCCCCCGATTAGGTGTACAAACTCCGAGTTAAAGTATGGACCAGCAGTAACGTGCGATCAGTGTAAACAGCGGTGTGCCTTTAATAGGCCTGATTATAAGGTTAGCATTGCAACCCGTGTGGCGTTCGGTAATTGAAGCACGCGCCAAGGCTTGCTGGCTCGCTGTGAGAAAAGCGCGTCCTTCAGGGCGGATGTCGTGGCCAAGCACCACTACAAGCACATGCACACACCCACAATCACTGTCCAATCAAACCAGTGCAAAAAGTGTCGCCGCCGTACACAAGATCGATCGGGGACAAGAAGCGATCGTGGCTCTGAGCTGCGTATGGTCGGAAGGCTGTATGGCGAAGCGCCTTTGCGCAGCATACAGAAGAACTCATGTGGCAGTGTGTACCACCGCCGTGATCATCtcgccaaacgccaaacgaaaCAGCAGTACCTTCAACGCCTCTCTGGCGCAGCATTCGGCGTATAAGGCACTTACGTCGAAGTGATGCAAACATAACACtcagcaaacgaaacaaacattaattGAATAAGTTGGGATATACTCTGCAGAGGTGTATTTCGGGTTAAAAAGCAACGTTATTCATCTAGGACGAGATTGTTTGAgacaaaatgttgaaaataGATTTCCAAGTATTCAGTTTTATGTCAGATAGCGGGTTGAAAAAGCTAAAGAGAGAAAGTTGAGGGACACTCAAGACACGTTAAAGAAAAGGCGTACTATCTATTATCTATATTAGTGGTGATTAAGGTAATCACGAAAGATTTAGGTAAAATAAAACTGCGAACCAGATGAACAGGAGCAAACGTTtaaaaaaggagaaaatgCATACATGAACACAATGGAGGCAGTACGAGAAATCTTCTGACTTCTGTTTATAATTACTATTTATTTAACAATCCTACAAACTAAGCACTTTTGGATTAAGTATATAGTATGAAGTACTGTGAGTTTGTTTTAATGCGAAGAAAACGCAGAATGAATGTTTATcgaaaatttgtttgtttcttctatAAGTCGCGTAACATATGTCTCTAGCAAGGTTCATGTTTGCATACAACGTTATTGAAGCCCGAAGGGATTTCAACAACATAACATTTCAAAgcgaaatatgaaacaaattTTAGAACAGATTAAGAAAAGGTACGACGTAATTTATAGCACAATTTTGTTGTATATTTATGTATCTAATTTAATAAGTGACAATTAGTTTGAAGGACAATCACGATTTACGGATACATTGTATACCCCTTATTAGTTTCTTAGCGTAAGAGATATCAGATAAACACCTTGAGTAGGTGTAATTATTAACGACGTTTGCACATGGTATTGTAATTCACATAAGTTGCTCTTTTACGACGAATAATGGACACACTGGCATGTGGTATGGTCATGTTACCGCTGATTCATGTGCGTTATAATCGAAAGATTGTTATTTAACGTTTGAttctattttttgtgttaCCGTTTCCGATTTTAACGTCGACTTAGCGACATCTCTGTCTCTAAGACACCTCTGTCTGCCAACAGTGAAAGTAGAAGCAATAGTTAGCAGCAGTCACAAATCATTGAGTTAGGGAACTAAAGTGTTTGGAAGCGTTGCAGCTTTTTGGATAATAATCCCACGTTAGTCAAACATATGGCAATTCAGTCAATTTCACCATAGGTTCTGTGTAAAACGAAGGTGTGCGATGTTTCGTTTGGTGTGGTATAACCCTCTTCCCATTCCTTACCATCACGATTCGCTATTTAACTCTGTCGGACGTCTATTCTATTTAGCACTAATGGCGTTTCATTTCTATTTTTCAGGTTGATGGCAAACTGCTGTGCTGGCTATGTACGCTGTCCTATAAACGGGCTCTCACCAAAGCCCGTCAGGTAGAGAATGATCGTCGCCGTGCAAAGAAGCGCGCGGCTGAAGGATCCTTTCCTCCACCACTTGGTAGTGGTGTGAACAGTCaaaccaccggaagcggcggtgATCGCCGTGATCGAATGCATGATCGGGAAAAAGGATTAGGGGGTGGTTCcacgggtggtggcggcagcggaatGGGTATGTCCAGTTTGCCTCCACTGGGCGAGTTGAATATGAGTCTTGCACCAATGGGAGGCCCGGCTGGGCTACCTACTGGCCCTGGAAGTGGGgctggtgtcggtggtggagTCGATCGTACAGACGGTGGACCCAGTGGGACAGGAGgaggcggcggaggcggcagGGCAGATAATGGACGGCACGCATCTAACAAAAAGGCACGTACCGATACGGGTAAAATGATACCGGAAATGATGCCGGAGAAACTGATAAAAAGCGCCAACAGCGGTGGTTACGTCGATCCGCACAGTTCCGATCACGTGATCGCGATGACTCAGTTGAAAGAAACGATCGCCACACTGCAGCGTAAACTTAAGCAAAAAGACGGCGTGATACTggagaaggagaaagaaatAAGCGCATGGAAGGGAAAACACTTTCATCTTGAGCAGGAATTAATGAAAAAGTACAAGGATATGGAGAAAAACTTCGAGTTTAAGCTGGATGTGCTCAATAAGAAAATTAAGTCCCAACTGCTAGAAATAGCGGTTCTTTCGAAAGCGGTCAAGGAACGCGACGAAACTAAAAAGAAGAAACCCGTTGGTGGCTTTCTGGCCACTACCAAACTCAGCAAACTTCGGGCGGCAGAAGCGAAAGACGTGGAGCGAGAAAAAGTATCCTCTATTGGACGAACCGGGCGCAATCGTGTGCTGGACGATGAAGATGAGGATGAAGACGACAGCAAAGATGGCAAGGAAAACGATAGCGAAAAGGGATCGGACAAAGGCGGTTCGGGGCGTAATACACCGCGCGATAGTGGAAAAGATAGTCCCCGAGACGTTGATTCGGGCAAGGAAAGCCCACGCGACTCGGATAAGGATGATGAAGAAGACAAAAAGCGGAAACGATCGGAGGAACAGAACACGGAACCAACGATGCTGGTGGGTAGCAACAGTGGTGGCAGCAGTGGTAACGCAATGCAGCAACAACCAAAGGCTAGCAGTAACGGATCTTCAACAAAGGATGAAGATGACGATTCGGACCGGGACGAAGACACACCGGAAAAGGACCGTCGTAGCTCAGAGCGTGGTTCGGAGGATGGTGGTTCTGAGCAAGGTTCCGAGGCGGGCTCCGATCGTGGCTCGGACCGTGGCTCGGACCGTGGATCCGACCGTAGCGACAACGAATCGGACAAGGAAAGCGATCGGGACGATAACTCTGACAAGGGTGGAAGTGACAAGGAGAGTGACCGAGATGGATCGAACAGTGGTTCGGACAGTGACCGAGATTCCGATTAGGGGCTCCTATCTGGCGAGATCTGGCGTGGCACCCGTTTCATTTAAACTATTTAACACTAGAACAAATCGTACCATTACTGTACATATGGATGCCTCTGATGAGCACATTTTTCTACTTCCCCGCTCTTACGCCCCGATCCATAACCTTTCGCCTGACTCatggaattaaaattaaacgaacAAATCAGGACCGCGACTGATGTTTGCCGGGATCGTAATCGATTTTATCATAAGATTATATACCTCTACCGCGCAAACAGGCCACTCACAACGAGTATGTCACGAATGTATACTTCCAGAACACGGTGCAACAAGCTGATTTCCCCGTGCCAATGGGGATTTGTTGCTTCAATGATCGCTTTGCGTGTCT
Coding sequences within it:
- the LOC128277671 gene encoding protein FAM76B-like, giving the protein MSSSSMMLFACSKCFSRHPFEELSPGQQLCKDCRGSFPVVKCTYCRSEFQQTSKGSPICRKCEANVKQYGKPSACELCNIIAAFIGSKCQRCTNSELKYGPAVTCDQCKQRCAFNRPDYKVDGKLLCWLCTLSYKRALTKARQVENDRRRAKKRAAEGSFPPPLGSGVNSQTTGSGGDRRDRMHDREKGLGGGSTGGGGSGMGMSSLPPLGELNMSLAPMGGPAGLPTGPGSGAGVGGGVDRTDGGPSGTGGGGGGGRADNGRHASNKKARTDTGKMIPEMMPEKLIKSANSGGYVDPHSSDHVIAMTQLKETIATLQRKLKQKDGVILEKEKEISAWKGKHFHLEQELMKKYKDMEKNFEFKLDVLNKKIKSQLLEIAVLSKAVKERDETKKKKPVGGFLATTKLSKLRAAEAKDVEREKVSSIGRTGRNRVLDDEDEDEDDSKDGKENDSEKGSDKGGSGRNTPRDSGKDSPRDVDSGKESPRDSDKDDEEDKKRKRSEEQNTEPTMLVGSNSGGSSGNAMQQQPKASSNGSSTKDEDDDSDRDEDTPEKDRRSSERGSEDGGSEQGSEAGSDRGSDRGSDRGSDRSDNESDKESDRDDNSDKGGSDKESDRDGSNSGSDSDRDSD